A region from the Lentisphaera profundi genome encodes:
- a CDS encoding ABC transporter permease subunit, whose protein sequence is MNPINQQRWKRFSKNKMAMISLKVFTLLTLISLCSELFFNDKALVVYYKGEFHFPFIQNAIPAKTFGLETQSEANYLDLQKQFRQTPEEGNWLMMPFIPYHYRSVSKVDSTPIDLELKNKEDFYNTQIEQLQQNLEANKHQIYELKLTRNHALGKIDSQKYHPLPPTLATKHFLGTDSTGRDILAQLSYGYRIAITFALILLLINYFIGIAIGCAMGYLGSWYDLLMQRIIEVLSNIPFLYIIIIIASILRSNGFTMGFWALVGIYVSLGWMGMTWYMRTATLKEKAREYVLAARAAGASNTRIVFTHILPNVVSLLVTFAPFSISGAIVGLTSLDFLGYGLPKDYPSWGSLIKLGTDNIQSPWIITSIVFAMVLILFLINAVGEGIRQAFDPKKISHFE, encoded by the coding sequence ATGAACCCTATTAATCAACAGCGCTGGAAAAGATTCTCTAAAAACAAAATGGCTATGATCAGCCTCAAAGTCTTTACCCTACTCACTTTAATATCACTCTGCTCAGAGCTTTTTTTCAATGACAAAGCTCTTGTTGTTTATTACAAAGGCGAATTCCATTTTCCCTTTATTCAAAATGCGATCCCCGCAAAAACTTTTGGCCTAGAAACACAGAGCGAAGCTAATTACCTCGACTTACAAAAACAATTCCGTCAAACACCGGAAGAAGGCAATTGGTTAATGATGCCTTTTATCCCTTACCATTATCGCAGTGTTAGTAAAGTTGATAGCACACCCATCGACTTGGAACTCAAAAATAAAGAAGATTTCTATAATACACAAATTGAACAGCTCCAACAAAACCTCGAAGCCAACAAGCACCAAATCTACGAACTCAAACTCACTCGAAACCATGCCTTAGGAAAAATTGATTCTCAGAAATATCATCCACTACCTCCCACTTTAGCGACAAAACATTTCCTCGGAACAGATAGTACCGGAAGAGATATCTTAGCTCAACTTAGCTATGGATACCGCATTGCTATCACCTTTGCCCTCATCCTTTTATTGATCAATTATTTTATTGGTATTGCCATCGGCTGTGCGATGGGCTATTTGGGCTCTTGGTATGACCTGCTCATGCAAAGAATTATCGAAGTTTTATCCAACATCCCTTTCCTCTATATCATCATCATTATTGCTTCTATTTTGCGTAGCAATGGCTTCACCATGGGCTTCTGGGCTTTAGTAGGGATATACGTCTCTCTAGGATGGATGGGCATGACTTGGTACATGCGAACGGCTACACTCAAAGAAAAAGCTCGTGAATATGTACTCGCCGCACGTGCTGCTGGTGCCTCTAATACCCGCATCGTTTTCACCCACATATTGCCCAATGTTGTCTCCCTACTCGTAACCTTCGCACCCTTTTCAATTTCGGGTGCGATTGTTGGCCTCACATCCTTAGACTTCCTAGGTTATGGTTTGCCCAAAGATTATCCGAGCTGGGGCTCGCTCATCAAATTGGGTACGGATAACATTCAGTCACCATGGATCATTACATCTATTGTCTTCGCCATGGTCTTGATCCTTTTCCTCATTAATGCCGTAGGCGAAGGTATTCGCCAAGCTTTTGACCCTAAAAAAATCTCCCACTTCGAATGA
- a CDS encoding ABC transporter ATP-binding protein — protein sequence MIELNSLSKSFGSGRGVDNLSFTVPEGSIMGYVGHNGAGKTTTFKILTGLMDADSGSAKINGIEVKPRNLKKLKQTVGYMPDIFGVYDRMTVWQYLDFFGAAYRIPRKLRKERIVHALSLTRSEDMVDYQVASLSRGMRQRIGLAKTILPDPKVLILDEPAGGLDPQARIEMREVVCELKNLGKTIILSSHILPDLGNMCDLVGIINKGKMEAFGKLEDITESLTDKKTYDIEVHVDDLGRTQEFLSNMGSVKDIQVREQEVSFSCNKDEDIGAKVLAYLIENSIRVNSFKLHELELEEMFMQLAAK from the coding sequence GTGATTGAATTAAACTCATTAAGCAAGTCCTTTGGCTCTGGACGTGGTGTTGATAATCTTAGTTTTACAGTTCCTGAAGGTTCTATAATGGGCTATGTCGGTCACAATGGCGCAGGAAAAACGACTACATTCAAAATTCTGACAGGCTTGATGGATGCGGACTCAGGAAGTGCTAAAATTAATGGTATTGAAGTTAAGCCACGAAATTTAAAGAAGCTCAAGCAGACGGTGGGTTATATGCCCGATATTTTTGGCGTCTATGATCGTATGACTGTTTGGCAGTATTTGGATTTTTTTGGTGCCGCATATCGAATTCCCCGTAAGCTTCGTAAAGAAAGAATTGTACATGCCTTAAGCTTGACTCGTTCGGAAGATATGGTGGATTATCAAGTCGCCTCTTTATCCAGAGGGATGCGTCAGAGAATTGGGCTGGCAAAAACAATTTTACCTGATCCCAAAGTACTGATATTGGACGAACCAGCTGGTGGCTTAGATCCTCAGGCACGTATAGAAATGCGTGAAGTTGTTTGCGAACTTAAAAATCTTGGGAAAACAATTATTTTGTCATCTCACATTTTACCTGACTTGGGCAATATGTGTGATCTAGTCGGTATTATTAATAAGGGCAAGATGGAAGCTTTTGGTAAGCTTGAGGACATAACGGAGTCATTGACAGACAAAAAGACTTATGATATCGAAGTCCATGTGGATGATTTAGGTCGCACGCAGGAATTTTTGTCAAATATGGGATCAGTTAAGGATATTCAAGTTCGTGAACAAGAAGTTTCCTTCTCATGTAATAAAGATGAAGATATTGGTGCGAAAGTATTAGCGTACCTTATTGAAAACAGTATACGAGTTAATTCCTTTAAACTCCATGAGCTAGAGTTGGAAGAGATGTTTATGCAATTGGCAGCTAAGTAG
- a CDS encoding lipopolysaccharide kinase InaA family protein — protein sequence MNLLPCLHGTFTYYHDSWLPTLTELGITPTDPWTTIHPGISVSRSKRVNCFLIEDNHKKSFYKTYQLHDKFWEFFFRPSKCLTEVRNYETMKKIGIPCPTVLAYGERRSFGSLHENFIVTDAITDAQDLSNFAEEWFLIKCSTEKNRIYQELSQKVLKQTKLAHRNNFFHFDLHWRNILIKKDLSGNWQSFWIDSPRGCKIKFDRRRGYLVDLSCLARFAVYYLTRTQRYRFICDYLDLPGGPKVKALFRAVDARLARRPPPIPRKIRERPKNS from the coding sequence ATGAACCTCCTTCCCTGCTTACATGGCACCTTTACGTATTACCATGACTCATGGCTACCAACTTTAACTGAACTTGGCATCACACCCACAGATCCGTGGACTACTATTCATCCTGGTATTTCAGTTAGTCGTAGTAAGCGCGTCAATTGTTTTTTAATTGAAGACAATCATAAAAAATCATTTTATAAAACCTATCAACTTCACGATAAATTCTGGGAATTCTTCTTCCGGCCATCCAAATGCCTGACTGAAGTACGTAACTACGAGACCATGAAAAAAATCGGGATCCCATGCCCTACTGTACTTGCTTATGGTGAACGTAGATCTTTTGGAAGCCTTCATGAAAATTTCATTGTCACTGATGCTATCACTGATGCTCAAGACCTCAGTAATTTTGCCGAAGAATGGTTTCTTATTAAATGCTCCACAGAAAAGAACAGAATTTATCAAGAACTATCCCAAAAAGTACTCAAACAAACCAAACTCGCTCATCGCAATAATTTTTTCCATTTCGACCTTCATTGGCGAAATATCTTAATCAAAAAAGATCTTAGTGGTAACTGGCAAAGCTTTTGGATTGATAGTCCCCGTGGGTGTAAAATAAAATTCGACAGACGACGCGGATATCTTGTCGACCTATCATGCCTCGCAAGGTTTGCTGTATACTATCTCACTAGAACACAGCGCTACCGCTTTATTTGCGACTACCTCGACTTGCCTGGTGGCCCAAAAGTCAAAGCTCTATTCCGAGCAGTTGACGCACGTTTAGCTAGAAGACCTCCCCCCATCCCTAGAAAAATAAGAGAAAGACCAAAAAATTCATAA
- a CDS encoding c-type cytochrome, with product MSSKPKNTGGPLVITFSFVLIGMLAFGFTGLAKTAKDSYAKNQSEITRLQDAQKLELQSRSEKAKAAIAQKAELKAQAASPVAGANVEIGKAKYMLCATCHGPNGEGMTALKSPALAGQSAEYIIRQLQYFKHGVRGADPAKDMQGSMMAPMAKMLSDDDMTNVAAYIGTLTGKAQHTLTGDANAGKAKYMLCATCHGPNGEGMPAMKSPGLTNLPDYYIVSQLQNFKHGVRGADPAKDMQGSMMAPMAKMLSEEDMKNLAAYIKTLAK from the coding sequence ATGTCTAGCAAACCAAAAAACACTGGTGGACCTTTAGTTATCACATTTTCTTTCGTACTTATTGGCATGCTCGCTTTTGGATTCACGGGCTTAGCTAAAACAGCCAAAGATAGCTACGCAAAAAACCAAAGTGAAATCACTAGACTACAAGACGCTCAAAAACTGGAACTCCAATCACGTTCCGAAAAAGCGAAAGCTGCTATCGCACAAAAAGCAGAGCTCAAAGCTCAAGCCGCATCACCTGTTGCTGGCGCAAATGTCGAAATTGGCAAAGCAAAGTATATGCTTTGTGCAACTTGCCACGGGCCAAATGGCGAAGGCATGACGGCTCTAAAGTCTCCTGCTCTTGCTGGACAAAGCGCTGAGTACATCATTCGCCAACTTCAATACTTCAAACACGGCGTTCGCGGTGCAGACCCAGCCAAAGACATGCAAGGTTCTATGATGGCTCCGATGGCCAAAATGCTTTCAGATGATGACATGACCAATGTTGCCGCCTATATCGGAACACTTACAGGTAAAGCTCAGCACACATTAACTGGTGATGCCAATGCTGGCAAAGCAAAATATATGCTTTGTGCAACTTGCCACGGACCGAATGGCGAAGGCATGCCTGCCATGAAGTCTCCGGGTTTAACTAACCTTCCTGATTACTATATCGTATCACAGCTTCAGAATTTCAAACACGGTGTTCGCGGCGCAGACCCTGCTAAAGATATGCAAGGTTCGATGATGGCTCCTATGGCCAAAATGCTTTCAGAAGAAGATATGAAGAATTTAGCAGCATACATCAAGACTTTAGCTAAATAA
- a CDS encoding ABC transporter permease, producing MFTIFIHELKQYLRDVRLQSFVFFAFLAMAGFLCLLWPESDVFSVIRSSGRHIFSIILLLNLAIILSFVPALCACSVSDEKEKNRFVMLITTMLKPGDIMFGKLFAVITMQLFMVLFFLPVSALCLLSGGVNIDVLIQGQLIILISAICYGGVCLAVSASASSSNSALIQSYLLVALMSGAVFLPDLLLSQQNIKPLLELIRSFSPFDALYQLIYSEHRTLLGGGSGDNILKFLAFNILIFIISCFVFRIKLLSRNQTKARQSRVKEGKSIFYKLMFIFDTTGTKRLTPMFINPIFMAELRSKMLGNPRFLLWTFSTCNAISIVLLIVLSSGYSTHLGQNSVEYGAVIYQLGLTVLIAPGVCASSISEDVNSGNLLFVRMSQIGAFRYVLGKLYAGFIYIFFIMACSIPVIFSLNFLQDGRGGNLLPMIWLLASAALCFICAGLFFSAVSKTSAGATAASYIFAFTVTVGSLSVLLFSDKLGEELMRKILMINPVAGGLRNTDRVFTDFLEGDFWQINVLFLIITAAIFSILGAIKVRQMMSRRKG from the coding sequence ATGTTTACTATATTTATACATGAACTGAAACAGTATTTGCGGGATGTACGCTTGCAGAGTTTTGTTTTTTTTGCCTTCTTGGCAATGGCGGGCTTTCTGTGCTTACTGTGGCCGGAGAGTGATGTGTTTTCGGTTATTAGATCCTCAGGCCGACATATATTCTCTATTATATTATTACTGAACCTAGCTATTATTTTATCGTTCGTTCCGGCCTTATGTGCTTGTTCGGTTTCGGATGAAAAAGAGAAAAATCGTTTTGTGATGTTGATTACAACTATGCTAAAACCGGGCGATATAATGTTTGGTAAGCTCTTCGCCGTTATAACGATGCAATTATTTATGGTGCTATTTTTTCTTCCTGTTAGCGCATTATGTCTACTTTCGGGAGGTGTGAACATAGATGTGTTGATACAGGGCCAGCTCATTATTCTTATCTCGGCAATTTGTTATGGAGGTGTTTGTTTAGCTGTTTCAGCAAGTGCTAGTAGTAGTAATTCAGCACTGATTCAGTCCTACCTGTTGGTGGCGTTGATGAGTGGCGCGGTATTCTTGCCCGATTTATTGCTAAGTCAGCAGAATATTAAACCTCTACTCGAGTTGATTCGTTCTTTCAGTCCATTTGATGCCCTTTATCAATTGATATATAGTGAGCATAGGACCTTGCTCGGAGGCGGTTCGGGAGATAATATTTTAAAGTTTTTGGCCTTTAATATACTGATTTTTATTATTTCATGTTTTGTATTTCGAATCAAATTATTATCGAGAAATCAAACAAAGGCACGTCAAAGTCGTGTAAAAGAAGGGAAGAGCATTTTTTATAAATTGATGTTTATTTTCGATACGACAGGCACTAAGCGTTTAACGCCAATGTTTATTAATCCGATTTTCATGGCGGAGTTGAGAAGTAAAATGCTTGGGAATCCACGATTTCTTTTATGGACCTTTTCCACATGTAATGCCATAAGTATAGTTTTACTCATTGTGCTTTCTAGTGGCTATTCGACTCATTTAGGACAGAATTCAGTTGAGTATGGCGCCGTTATTTATCAGCTAGGTTTAACGGTTTTGATTGCTCCGGGAGTGTGTGCGAGTTCAATTTCAGAAGATGTGAACTCCGGTAATTTACTGTTTGTACGCATGAGTCAGATTGGAGCTTTTCGCTATGTACTGGGTAAATTGTATGCAGGGTTTATCTATATCTTTTTTATAATGGCTTGTAGTATCCCAGTGATTTTTAGTCTGAACTTTTTACAGGACGGGCGCGGTGGAAATTTATTGCCAATGATTTGGCTCTTAGCGAGTGCGGCTTTGTGCTTTATTTGTGCGGGCTTGTTTTTCTCGGCAGTTTCAAAAACCAGCGCAGGTGCAACGGCGGCATCTTATATTTTTGCCTTTACAGTAACAGTGGGGAGTCTCTCAGTTCTTCTTTTTAGTGATAAATTAGGAGAGGAATTGATGCGTAAGATTTTAATGATCAATCCTGTTGCTGGTGGTCTGAGAAATACGGATAGAGTTTTTACAGATTTTCTAGAAGGAGACTTCTGGCAAATTAACGTATTGTTTTTAATTATTACCGCAGCAATTTTTTCTATTTTGGGTGCAATAAAGGTAAGACAAATGATGAGTAGGAGAAAAGGATAA
- a CDS encoding O-antigen ligase family protein, whose protein sequence is MSEPFKNLKLAEKSLIIGVSILLFLSPLYFGLNFGQNAVELSPLDLYSWIYAAAWPSQILTISALLCLVLAIVTYPQRLVKELKQVYFFVPWFVLLLALLPGGIQTTEKAFLNQYISHVVGVLALALSAWIAVNQRPRTRLIFMGAIFFGACKSIYNGLYQYFYGFSQNVQMIEQSNNVNLGDFKGRAQETLLYADFVLSNSYAAHLILIFGLFLYMARHILQSFVADKKRLMLWSLIAIIPLCTCLLLTKSRGGIMAFVAASVITYALSLSRKKCLMTLGLLVLVVALSAPILFNIPSVIVRSEYARVGFEMFKNNPMGAGMGEFRNDYLLHKIPGAEGTILPHNMLNTMIGQCGISGLLASLLFIASFIYLVKILDKDKWSYNHFIFWGLLAWFIHAQLDFNFFIPGTLLTFAVMLTLIKRPCDEEYENLSNKVSVGINISLLCLCACVFLFVKDMYSLHRFSLSHDRFFGSSLIDYRFIKIGNLNLRNCDYCLETLEQDDLAYCVSCGVLGDPNYLSAEQIVAECEVLDELMERPDIWRMASKKLLLMYYRQKTLQSQGMAVNAISMEQYLLEAERSMFKAIASEPRYGMNYISLAELQFQRNKQADEVMASLRKGLQLAPDSRRGHNLLLKYGEYYRKLGKDFRKDLIISHLMLQEISLAPMIMSKRQNKKYSSEQEAYMIDLSGKLKQLGLFLVKEFQHEKELLNRYEKVKTLLEQLKERV, encoded by the coding sequence TTGAGTGAACCCTTTAAAAACTTGAAGTTAGCCGAGAAATCACTCATTATTGGGGTATCGATCCTGCTTTTTTTAAGTCCGCTCTACTTTGGTTTAAATTTTGGTCAAAATGCGGTAGAATTGAGTCCATTGGATTTATATTCGTGGATTTACGCGGCAGCGTGGCCGTCGCAAATTCTGACAATTAGCGCCTTGTTATGCTTAGTGTTAGCAATAGTAACCTACCCTCAAAGATTAGTGAAAGAACTCAAACAGGTTTATTTCTTTGTTCCTTGGTTTGTTTTGCTTTTGGCGTTGTTGCCAGGGGGGATACAAACAACGGAGAAAGCTTTTCTAAATCAGTACATAAGCCATGTAGTAGGAGTATTGGCATTGGCCTTATCAGCGTGGATAGCCGTTAATCAGCGTCCCCGAACAAGGTTGATTTTTATGGGAGCCATCTTTTTTGGTGCGTGTAAATCTATTTATAATGGCCTGTACCAATACTTTTATGGGTTTAGCCAAAATGTTCAAATGATTGAACAGAGTAATAATGTTAATTTAGGTGACTTTAAAGGTCGTGCCCAAGAAACCTTACTCTATGCAGATTTTGTACTTTCTAATAGTTACGCAGCACACCTTATTTTGATCTTTGGCCTATTTCTCTATATGGCTCGACACATCTTACAGTCTTTTGTAGCAGATAAAAAACGCTTAATGCTGTGGTCTTTGATTGCTATTATTCCTCTGTGTACGTGTTTGTTGCTGACAAAGAGCCGCGGTGGTATAATGGCTTTTGTAGCAGCGAGTGTGATCACCTATGCCTTAAGTCTTTCGCGTAAGAAATGCTTAATGACTTTGGGCTTGCTGGTTTTAGTGGTAGCACTGAGCGCGCCAATCTTGTTTAATATACCATCGGTTATTGTTAGAAGTGAGTATGCTCGAGTAGGTTTTGAGATGTTCAAAAATAATCCTATGGGCGCAGGTATGGGAGAATTCCGCAACGACTATCTACTGCATAAAATCCCTGGGGCTGAGGGTACTATTTTACCTCATAATATGTTAAATACGATGATTGGGCAATGTGGTATATCTGGCTTGCTGGCCTCTTTGCTGTTTATTGCGTCTTTTATTTACTTAGTAAAGATTTTGGATAAGGATAAGTGGTCATATAATCATTTTATATTTTGGGGTTTACTCGCTTGGTTTATCCATGCGCAGTTAGATTTTAATTTCTTTATACCTGGAACATTACTCACATTTGCAGTGATGCTGACTTTGATTAAACGTCCATGTGACGAAGAGTATGAAAATTTATCTAATAAAGTCTCAGTGGGTATAAATATAAGTTTATTATGTTTGTGTGCCTGCGTATTTCTTTTTGTAAAAGATATGTATTCTTTGCATCGCTTTTCATTGAGCCATGATCGTTTTTTTGGCTCATCATTGATTGATTATCGCTTTATCAAAATAGGGAACCTCAACTTAAGAAATTGTGACTACTGTTTAGAAACGCTAGAGCAAGATGATTTAGCTTATTGTGTAAGCTGCGGTGTGTTGGGAGATCCGAACTATTTATCAGCAGAGCAAATTGTTGCCGAATGTGAGGTTCTAGATGAGCTCATGGAAAGACCTGATATATGGAGGATGGCAAGTAAAAAATTGCTACTTATGTATTATCGCCAGAAAACACTGCAAAGTCAGGGGATGGCAGTGAACGCAATTTCGATGGAGCAGTATTTGTTAGAGGCCGAGCGATCGATGTTCAAAGCGATTGCGTCAGAGCCTCGGTACGGAATGAACTATATTAGTTTGGCGGAACTTCAATTTCAGCGCAATAAGCAAGCGGACGAGGTTATGGCTAGTTTAAGAAAAGGTCTTCAACTAGCTCCAGATAGTCGACGAGGTCATAATCTATTACTCAAATATGGTGAGTATTATAGAAAGTTGGGAAAAGATTTTCGTAAAGATCTCATTATTAGCCATTTGATGCTTCAGGAAATATCTCTTGCTCCAATGATCATGTCCAAGCGCCAAAATAAAAAGTATAGCTCAGAACAAGAGGCTTATATGATAGATCTTTCAGGAAAACTAAAGCAGCTGGGCTTATTTTTAGTTAAAGAGTTTCAACATGAAAAAGAACTTTTAAATAGATATGAAAAAGTAAAAACGTTACTCGAACAACTTAAGGAGAGAGTGTGA
- the orn gene encoding oligoribonuclease, producing the protein MSKLFWIDMEMTGLELETNRILEVAILITDHRLDIIDRFQAVIRTPQSLLDSMDEWNTRTHKGNGLAKESLNGRFIQEVELDLLTLVEKHFQSKQVFLCGSSLSLDRMFIDKYLPNFAKKVHYRIVDVSSWKAIFQDFLDLRFHKQDSHRAMSDIEESIRELKLYLSYIDSKKLPEVLNLHL; encoded by the coding sequence ATGAGTAAACTATTTTGGATCGATATGGAAATGACGGGTCTTGAGCTCGAAACAAATCGCATACTCGAAGTTGCTATACTTATTACAGACCATAGGCTTGATATTATCGATCGCTTTCAAGCCGTCATTCGTACACCTCAAAGTTTACTCGACTCAATGGATGAATGGAATACTCGCACTCACAAGGGAAATGGCTTAGCTAAAGAATCCCTCAATGGTCGCTTCATCCAAGAAGTAGAACTTGATCTACTTACATTAGTGGAAAAACACTTTCAAAGTAAGCAGGTTTTTCTCTGCGGCAGCTCACTGAGCCTAGATCGAATGTTTATCGACAAATATCTACCTAACTTTGCTAAAAAAGTCCATTATCGAATTGTGGACGTCTCTTCATGGAAAGCTATCTTCCAAGACTTCTTAGACCTACGCTTTCACAAACAAGATTCTCACCGTGCTATGAGTGATATTGAAGAATCAATACGCGAACTCAAGCTCTATTTATCTTACATAGACTCAAAAAAACTCCCCGAAGTTCTAAATTTACATCTATAA
- a CDS encoding ABC transporter permease, translated as MIPTFLVITILVYFLCRTVPGGPIERAKERIMMAQLEEGSQSSGSYSDELDKFATGELSAEDKADLMAQYNITDNPWSDYFSWLGRTLSGDLGISATYNEPVTKLIINRMPISIFYGIISMFFIYGICVPLGVIKALKNESLIDNASSFFVFVAYAIPGYAFGAILLVYFAGQWQWLPLGGFVSDQYDSLSFWGKISDLLQHAILPMSCYLIGSFAFMTMLVKNTMLDNLSYDYIRTALAKGVPYKKAVFKHALDNSLIPLATHFGNSISIIISGSFLIEKVFNIEGFGLLGFNSLESRDYEVVMGVLAISCVLQMVGNLLSDICVAYVDPRVKFD; from the coding sequence ATGATCCCCACTTTTTTGGTGATCACAATTTTGGTGTACTTTCTATGCCGTACCGTTCCTGGTGGACCCATCGAACGCGCCAAAGAGCGAATTATGATGGCTCAACTTGAAGAAGGCTCTCAATCCTCAGGCTCCTATAGCGATGAACTAGATAAATTTGCTACAGGCGAACTCTCCGCGGAAGACAAAGCTGATTTAATGGCTCAATACAACATCACCGACAATCCCTGGAGTGACTACTTCTCTTGGCTCGGACGAACTCTTAGTGGTGATCTTGGCATCTCCGCCACATATAATGAACCCGTAACTAAACTCATTATTAACCGCATGCCCATATCTATTTTTTATGGAATCATCTCGATGTTTTTTATTTACGGAATCTGCGTCCCCCTAGGAGTTATAAAAGCACTCAAAAACGAAAGCCTCATTGATAATGCCAGTTCCTTTTTTGTATTTGTCGCCTACGCCATCCCTGGCTATGCCTTTGGTGCCATCCTCTTAGTTTATTTTGCTGGTCAATGGCAATGGCTCCCGCTAGGCGGCTTTGTTTCCGATCAATATGATTCTTTAAGTTTTTGGGGGAAAATCTCTGACCTATTACAACATGCAATCTTACCCATGAGCTGTTACCTCATTGGCTCTTTTGCTTTCATGACCATGCTTGTCAAAAACACCATGTTAGATAATCTATCCTATGATTATATCCGTACCGCCTTAGCTAAAGGCGTGCCCTATAAGAAAGCAGTCTTTAAACATGCCTTAGACAATAGTCTGATCCCCTTAGCAACTCATTTCGGTAATAGTATTTCGATCATTATTAGCGGATCTTTCCTCATTGAAAAGGTTTTTAACATAGAAGGTTTTGGACTCTTGGGTTTTAATTCCCTAGAAAGTCGGGACTACGAAGTTGTCATGGGTGTTTTAGCCATCTCTTGCGTATTGCAAATGGTCGGCAATCTGCTTTCTGATATCTGTGTTGCTTATGTTGATCCTCGAGTGAAATTCGATTAA
- a CDS encoding PSP1 domain-containing protein, which translates to MKLVYEVWLESGIRMDCLGLENKKLKKNDAVILDFGTYKEYARVVHCRGELPIEADAESMPQILRRATLQDQNKANENHRFNRISGQKAEAIISRSQLDISMVDAHISFDRRRAVVRFLSPKRVDFRQLVRELASSLNMKIEMRQVGVRDVAKMRGGIGTCGRVLCCTSWIHEFQSVNVRMAKEQHLSLKANMISGQCGRLKCCLAFEYEGYQLISKDMPLHGSQIMVRGQEARVLDTTLLNRSVLVRVKQDGRVMNVSREQLDELVDTKESACGDDCSTTDSDKSCSTDDCDSCGD; encoded by the coding sequence ATGAAGTTAGTATATGAAGTTTGGCTAGAATCGGGTATTCGGATGGATTGCCTTGGTTTAGAGAATAAGAAGTTGAAGAAAAACGATGCAGTCATATTGGACTTCGGGACGTATAAAGAATACGCTCGTGTTGTTCATTGCCGTGGTGAACTGCCCATCGAAGCCGACGCAGAGAGCATGCCTCAGATTTTACGGAGAGCGACCTTACAAGATCAAAATAAAGCGAATGAAAACCATCGATTTAACCGTATTTCAGGACAAAAAGCTGAAGCCATTATTTCCCGTTCACAATTAGATATATCTATGGTAGACGCACATATATCCTTTGATAGAAGAAGAGCAGTGGTTCGTTTCTTATCCCCAAAACGTGTTGATTTTAGGCAGCTTGTCAGAGAATTGGCGTCAAGCTTAAATATGAAGATTGAAATGAGACAGGTGGGAGTTCGCGACGTAGCGAAGATGAGAGGTGGAATAGGGACCTGTGGCAGAGTTTTATGTTGCACATCTTGGATACATGAGTTTCAGAGTGTGAATGTAAGAATGGCAAAAGAGCAGCATTTATCACTTAAGGCCAATATGATATCAGGACAATGTGGTCGCTTGAAGTGTTGCCTAGCTTTCGAGTATGAAGGCTACCAATTAATTTCGAAAGACATGCCACTTCATGGAAGTCAAATAATGGTCCGTGGACAAGAAGCTCGAGTTTTGGATACAACTTTACTGAATCGATCGGTTTTAGTGAGAGTGAAACAAGATGGGCGGGTGATGAATGTATCTAGAGAACAATTGGATGAACTCGTCGATACAAAAGAAAGTGCCTGCGGTGATGACTGCTCAACAACAGATTCAGATAAATCGTGTTCGACAGATGATTGCGATAGTTGCGGAGACTAA